One genomic segment of Stigmatopora argus isolate UIUO_Sarg chromosome 3, RoL_Sarg_1.0, whole genome shotgun sequence includes these proteins:
- the cry2 gene encoding cryptochrome-2: MVVNSVHWFRKCLRLHDNPALQEALNGANSVRCVYILDPWFAGAANVGINRWRFLLEALKDLDCSLKKLNSRLFVVRGQPAEVFPRLFKEWKMTRLTFEYDPEPYGKERDSAIIKMAQELGVETIVRNSHTLYNLDRIIEMNNNSPPLTFKRFQTIVSRLELPRRPLPPINQKQMDKCHTEISDNHEQLYSIPSLEELGFRTGGLPPAVWHGGESEALDRLNKHLDKKVWVANLERPRGNMCSLYASPTGLSPYLRFGCLSCRVLYYNLRELYMKLRKRCSPPLSLFGHLLWREFFYTAATNNPNFDRMDGNPICVQIPWDQNPEALAKWAEGRTGYPWIDAIMTQLRKEGWIHHLARHAVACFLTRGDLWISWESGMKVFEELLLDADWSVNAGSWMWLSCSAFFQQFFHCYCPVGFGRRTDPTGDYIRRYIPILKDYPNRYIYEPWNAPESVQKAANCVLGVDYPKPMLNHAESSRLNIERMKQVYQQLSHYRGLSLLASVPTIQEEAEPLMTDESQNSSGPDSPSIINEEVTGCSTAPDSSTVCTSSNPLLHRELEGDTMSCLTHTPTISSDSHTHAPVAITSTCADQSPGVASLPSLVSTPAQNPSSRSKMCTPSTICPTAQTQTSCLGPRRKSFTRKVRRGQRQRGRHSCHVVPREGDRRGDEEEIEPGGGNEKMDEGIEMEEESMEEESYTGNPQ; this comes from the exons ATGGTGGTCAATTCGGTGCACTGGTTTCGCAAATGTCTTCGTTTACACGACAATCCAGCGTTGCAGGAGGCCCTCAATGGAGCTAATTCGGTTCGGTGTGTTTATATACTGGACCCGTGGTTTGCTGGCGCCGCCAACGTGGGAATCAATCGATGGAG GTTTCTGCTAGAGGCGCTAAAGGACTTGGACTGCAGTCTGAAAAAACTTAACTCCAGATTGTTTGTCGTCAGAGGGCAGCCTGCAGAGGTTTTCCCAAGACTTTTTAAG GAATGGAAAATGACAAGGCTAACCTTTGAGTATGACCCAGAGCCATATGGGAAGGAAAGGGACAGCGCCATCATCAAGATGGCCCAAGAACTTGGAGTGGAAACTATCGTCAGAAATTCCCATACCCTCTACAACTTGGACAG GATAATAGAGATGAACAACAACAGCCCTCCACTGACCTTTAAGAGGTTTCAGACAATTGTGAGCAGACTTGAGTTGCCCAGGAGACCACTACCTCCCATCAACCAGAAGCAGATGGACAAATGTCACACTGAAATTTCAGACAATCATGAACAGCTTTACAGTATACCTTCACTGGAAGAATTAG GCTTCAGGACTGGAGGTTTACCTCCAGCGGTGTGGCATGGAGGAGAATCTGAAGCATTGGACAGACTAAACAAACATCTGGACAAAAAG GTGTGGGTGGCAAACCTAGAGCGTCCTCGGGGGAACATGTGCTCTCTGTATGCCAGTCCAACCGGGCTAAGTCCTTATTTGCGCTTTGGTTGCCTGTCCTGTAGGGTACTCTACTACAACCTCAGAGAGTTATACATGAAG CTCCGAAAGCGTTGCAGTCCTCCTTTGTCCCTTTTTGGACACTTGTTATGGAGAGAGTTCTTCTACACGGCTGCCACCAACAATCCGAACTTTGACCGTATGGATGGAAACCCAATTTGTGTTCAG ATTCCATGGGATCAAAATCCAGAAGCATTAGCCAAATGGGCTGAGGGCCGGACTGGATACCCCTGGATTGATGCAATCATGACTCAGCTCAGGAAGGAGGGCTGGATTCATCACTTGGCTCGGCATGCTGTAGCTTGTTTCCTTACCAGAGGTGACCTGTGGATAAGCTGGGAGAGTGGTATGAAG GTGTTCGAGGAGCTGCTGTTGGATGCAGACTGGAGTGTAAATGCTGGGAGCTGGATGTGGCTGTCTTGTAGTGCCTTCTTCCAGCAGTTCTTCCACTGCTATtgtcctgttggttttggaagAAGAACTGACCCTACAGGAGACTACATCAG GCGTTACATTCCAATCTTAAAGGACTACCCAAATCGCTACATCTACGAGCCCTGGAATGCTCCAGAGTCGGTGCAGAAGGCAGCAAACTGTGTTTTGGGAGTTGATTATCCAAAACCAATGCTCAACCATGCAGAGAGCAGTCGGCTCAACATTGAGAGGATGAAACAAGTTTACCAGCAACTCTCGCATTACAGAGGACTCA gTCTACTTGCGTCAGTACCAACAATTCAGGAGGAGGCAGAGCCACTGATGACCGATGAGTCACAGAACAGCAGCGGGCCTG ACTCCCCTTCCATCATTAATGAAGAAGTCACTGGCTGCTCTACAGCCCCTGATTCATCCACAGTCTGCACATCTTCCAACCCTCTTTTACACCGAGAACTGGAGGGGGATACAATGAGTTGCTTAACCCACACACCAACCATCTCTTCAGATTCACACACGCATGCTCCTGTAGCCATAACATCAACATGTGCAGACCAGTCACCAGGTGTAGCTTCTCTTCCTTCACTGGTCTCAACACCGGCCCAAAACCCATCATCAAGGTCAAAGATGTGCACGCCTTCCACAATATGTCCCACAGCCCAAACCCAGACATCTTGTTTGGGACCAAGAAGAAAAAGCTTTACCCGCAAGGTGCGCCGTGGCCAAAGGCAACGAGGGCGACACAGCTGCCATGTAGTACCCAGAGAGGGAGATAGGAGAGGGGATGAGGAAGAGATTGAGCCAGGAGGTGGGAATGAAAAGATGGATGAAGGTATagagatggaggaagagagcaTGGAGGAGGAATCTTATACAGGAAATCCACAGTAA
- the LOC144070836 gene encoding transcription factor 7-like 1-C: MGNSKSCSRKMRIKGPHDPNTPYIKKPLNAFMLFMKEQRPLVKPKMIKRDSASVNQVLGQMWKSLTVAERQYYFNESERLKNIHAIEYPNWSSGDNYGLKKGRVWCSKASKLNNPIVSPPELPPPVGSSIMQEGPQCDLISTVLGELEAMDPSTSTIPILNSEPDADLTSMLFEELEAMELAEVSSTDSSSSSSLDAGPDPDLTTVLF; this comes from the exons ATGGGCAATTCAAAGTCCTGTTCAAG GAAAATGCGGATTAAGGGGCCCCATGATCCTAACACTCCATATATCAAGAAGCCACTGAATGCCTTCATGTTATTCATGAAGGAGCAGCGGCCCTTGGTGAAAcccaaaatgattaaaagggACAGTGCCTCGGTTAACCAGGTCCTGGGCCAGATG TGGAAGTCGCTGACGGTGGCAGAGCGGCAGTACTATTTCAACGAATCGGAGAGGCTCAAGAATATCCACGCCATTGAATACCCCAACTGGTCCTCTGGAGACAATTAT GGGTTAAAGAAAGGAAGAGTATGGTGCAGTAAAGCCAGCAAATTGAACAATCCGATAG TGTCTCCACCTGAGCTACCACCACCCGTCGGCTCCTCCATCATGCAAGAGGGACCTCAGTGTGACCTGATCTCCACCGTATTGGGGGAACTGGAAGCTATGGATCCCTCGACTTCGACCATCCCGATCCTGAATTCAGAGCCTGATGCAGACCTAACCTCTATGCTATTCGAGGAGCTGGAAGCCATGGAACTGGCGGAGGTGTCATCTACAGACTCCTCTTCCTCCAGTAGTCTGGATGCAGGGCCAGATCCAGACTTGACCACAGTTCTCTTCTAG